The following are encoded together in the Anoplopoma fimbria isolate UVic2021 breed Golden Eagle Sablefish chromosome 13, Afim_UVic_2022, whole genome shotgun sequence genome:
- the dbnlb gene encoding drebrin-like b codes for MAVNLSKNGPALTSAFKEVVDEKSNTNWALYTYEGNSNDIRLAEKGDGGLEELVEELNSGKVMYAFCRVLDPNSGLPKYVLINWTGEGVKDARKGLCANHVSAMANFLRGAHVTINARADEDVEPEVIMQKVAKASGANYSFHKEAPSRFQDSGPQGPVGSVYQKTNAMSEIKKTNKDNFWAQAEKDEEKRRVEERHKADEERQHLEKERKDREAKEAVQRDKRDKERATQIDQQKKYQQQQDGESKDQEKRSEEQEENQAAQTKAVKRGESVEKANEAASLISQRSVNPREMFKQRERGITPSDSEVPPAAPAAPAAPAAPAAPAAPAAPAAPAAPPSPQPGRLQSPFLSKPGYESEPASSPQRQASPVPAGSASPVRATEPDVDDGQSRCEYDEQEVTPEEPCEEKTIAANSYIQEAVYEEPPQVEENNSCEVTAEETPDKGTCARALYDYQAADDTEISFDPDDIIAGIEMIDEGWWRGYSPDGHFGMFPANYVELI; via the exons GGCCTTGTACACCTACGAGGGAAACAGTAATGATATCCGTCTGGCAGAAAAGGGAG ATGGAGGACTGGAGGAGCTGGTTGAGGAGTTGAATAGTGGAAAAGTGATGTATGCCTTCTGCCGGGTCCTGGATCCAAATTCTGGCCTGCCTAAATATGTCCTCATCAACTGG acTGGAGAAGGAGTGAAAGACGCAAGGAAAGGATTATGTGCAAATCATGTCAGCGCCATGGCCAATTTTCTTAGG GGGGCCCATGTCACAATAAACGCCAGAGCAGACGAGGACGTGGAGCCTGAGGTGATCATGCAAAAGGTGGCCAAAGCCTCTGGAGCCAACTACAGCTTCCACAAAGAAGCTCCCAGCCGCTTCCAGGACAGCGGCCCTCAGGGTCCCGTG GGCTCAGTGTACCAGAAGACCAACGCTATGTCTGAAATCAAGAAGACCAACAAAGACAACTTCTGGGCTCAAGCAGAG AAAGATGAGGAGAAACGTCGCGTGGAGGAGCGGCACAAGGCAGACGAAGAGCGCCAGCAcctggagaaggagaggaaagacagagaggccAAGGAGGCAGTGCAGAGGGACAAAAGGGACAAGGAGAGGGCCACTCAAATCGACCAACAAAA GAaataccagcagcagcaggacggcGAGAGTAAAGACCAGGAGAAACGCTCG gaggagcaggaggagaaccaGGCAGCCCAGACGAAAGCTGTCAAGAGAGGTGAATCTGTGGAAAAGGCCAAT GAGGCGGCTTCTCTCATCTCTCAGCGTTCTGTGAACCCCAGAGAGATGttcaagcagagagagaggggaataACTCCCAGTGACTCAGAGGTTCCCCCAGCTGCCCCAGCTGCCCCAGCTGCCCCAGCTGCCCCTGCTGCCCCTGCTGCCCCTGCTGCCCCTGCTGCCCCTGCTGCCCCTCCCAGCCCCCAGCCAG GGCGTCTGCAAAGCCCTTTTCTGTCTAAGCCAGGGTATGAAAGTGAGCCAGCCAGCTCACCTCAGCGCCAAGCTTCTCCTGTGCCAGCAGGCTCCGCCTCTCCTGTCCGTGCCACAG AGCCTGATGTGGATGATGGACAGTCCAGGTGTGAGTATGATGAGCAGGAGGTGACACCAGAGGAGCCGTGTGAAG AGAAGACGATTGCTGCCAACTCCTACATCCAAGAGGCAGTTTATGAAGAGCCCCCTCAG GTGGAGGAGAATAACTCTTGTGAGGTGACTGCTGAGGAGACACCAGACAAAGGAACCTGTGCCAGAGCCTTGTATGACTACCAGGCTG CTGATGACACAGAGATCTCATTCGATCCCGACGATATCATCGCTGGGATCGAGATGATAGACGAGGGCTGGTGGAGGGGCTACAGCCCAGATGGCCATTTTGGAATGTTCCCAGCAAATTACGTGGAGCTTATCTAG